In Nitrospirota bacterium, one genomic interval encodes:
- a CDS encoding LON peptidase substrate-binding domain-containing protein — protein MTRPHYPRIIPLFPLPNLVFFPNTYLPLHIFEPRYREMIQDTKKEEQIIGMVLLKEGWENNYYGRPEICSEGCAGQLMTAQPLDEGRFNIVLKGLFRFSVKDQFFDKNYREALVEPFAQDNTKGSLPQQVKDDLKGVLKKWMNQNRGPAETLSLLKKELDDETLIHTLSYTLPFSTLDKQFLLESETLTQQAKRLMELIHFKALQTNPTSAAEPE, from the coding sequence ATGACCAGACCCCATTATCCCCGAATTATCCCCTTGTTCCCCCTTCCAAACCTGGTCTTTTTTCCAAATACCTATCTCCCGCTCCACATTTTTGAACCCCGATACCGTGAAATGATTCAAGATACAAAAAAAGAGGAGCAGATCATCGGAATGGTTTTGCTTAAAGAAGGTTGGGAAAACAATTATTATGGAAGGCCTGAAATCTGTTCAGAGGGTTGTGCGGGTCAACTCATGACTGCCCAACCTCTGGATGAAGGGCGTTTCAATATTGTTTTGAAAGGACTATTCAGGTTTTCAGTTAAAGATCAGTTTTTTGACAAAAATTACCGCGAAGCTCTGGTCGAACCTTTTGCACAAGACAATACAAAAGGAAGCCTGCCCCAACAGGTAAAAGATGATTTGAAAGGCGTTCTTAAGAAATGGATGAATCAAAATCGAGGTCCTGCCGAAACCCTTTCACTTTTGAAAAAAGAGTTGGATGATGAAACGCTGATTCATACTTTGTCTTACACGCTTCCTTTTTCCACTTTGGACAAACAATTTCTGCTGGAATCTGAGACTTTAACTCAACAAGCCAAACGATTAATGGAGCTGATCCATTTTAAGGCTCTGCAAACCAACCCGACATCCGCCGCTGAGCCCGAATAA